From Penaeus chinensis breed Huanghai No. 1 chromosome 18, ASM1920278v2, whole genome shotgun sequence, one genomic window encodes:
- the LOC125034565 gene encoding ubiquitin-protein ligase E3B-like, whose protein sequence is MFSTHESNREAFLEATREAREERAAERRRDEAAVTIQAAIRGWLVRCSVEKKTREHFDEVFGTEPLPADQTNTLPVATEAFKEAARFVKIFDLKKDKKRFEIFTRYLLASMDSENVKQSYVSCGMNKELTLHWIQHMKDVLHITCKVLESLQADVSSDNRLISLYLHLLLAFTATNTWRIIRAPNLEPLRPALNKLTENIMGDLVCRGLYTTLNCVLVRGLCRGKAALRGPAITTIVTLSMRPLIATNYSDKLLSLTTIHILSVPALVHHLVLLAPEALKMIQNSNLFARAVEFMQSEQNLRIVFNTLEGPYALCLLANLVHMGYEERDGALKELAFPQFNFVVTKLLEKCREYVTTKQSSLTQWHPVLGWFSRPLDQHLNEALSTVKTQLQLLWSGPVIKVMFSTLTELVKDQEPLISDSNDVSGLTSTTSTLSSLTSASLLKKAFECKLSSSSKNSPLGSGGMPKSGTYRKLGSNDISTVAMVCSMYHTATTTLSQLRMDILTGLCYKSDIVIHLWMILLSLGPTCGLKSFLDLLSVSTKASAPEFHMLMLFCDATTHLVTILDDIEMYEKQKPFSVADYAAMAYFLNNFIYKLIHNGLVDVRNVKNSPLFSSLHTLFMLLYTRNSRRRYVPNTHWLIKEVRVSSFMADFGRGKKSTQVLLQEMPHIIPHEERVVLLRLQVANEKEVLGLTEAACAAPQSTLITVRRSRLVEDGYRQLASLSPQALKGLIRVRFINEQGLDEAGIDQDGVFKEFLEETLKRVFDPSLNLFRLTSEERLYPSPTSSMTENHLQLFEFTGKMLGKAVYEGIVIDCPFASFFLSQILGEQQSALYSSIDELPSLDPELYKSLTYIKHYEGDVSDLDLTFSYDEDYLGQIITHELRPGGKAVSVTNDNKIVYIHLMAHFKMHTQIKEQTKAFIRGFRSIVNPEWFGLFSVPEFQRLISGDNVAVDLKDLRRHTQYYGGFHDKHRVVCWLWDILEQDFKEEERALFLKFVTSCSKPPLLGFTHLEPPFSIRCVEVGDDEDTGDTIGSVIRGFFAIRKRDPVNRLPTSSTCFNLLKLPNYQRKSTLREKLRYAITSNTGFELS, encoded by the exons ATGTTCAGCACCCATGAGTCAAATCGTGAAGCATTTCTCGAGGCAACCAGGGAAGCTAGAGAGGAGCGGGCTGCAGAGCGAAGGCGCGATGAAGCCGCTGTCACCATTCAGGCCGCCATACGTGGCTGGCTCGTGCGTTGCAGTGTGGAAAAGAAAACGAG AGAGCATTTTGATGAAGTCTTTGGCACAGAACCATTGCCTGCTGACCAGACAAATACACTCCCTGTTGCCACTGAAGCGTTTAAAGAAGCTGCAAGATTTGTAAAGATATTTGATcttaaaaaagacaagaaaagatttGAGATTTTTACAAG ATACCTTTTGGCAAGTATGGATAGTGAAAATGTGAAGCAAAGCTATGTGTCGTGTGGGATGAACAAAGAACTTACCTTGCACTGGATTCAGCACATGAAGGAT GTTCTGCATATAACATGTAAAGTGTTAGAGAGTTTACAGGCAGATGTTTCATCAGACAATCGTTTGATATCACTCTACCTGCACCTTCTCCTTGCCTTCACGGCCACCAACACTTGGCGTATTATTCGTGCACCCAACCTTGAACCACTACGACCAGCTCTCAATAAACTGACGGAAAATATAATGGGGGACTTGGTGTGCAGAGGCCTTTACACAACCCTCAAT TGTGTACTCGTACGTGGATTATGCAGAGGAAAAGCAGCACTGAGGGGTCCAGCCATTACAACAATTGTGACACTATCCATGCGGCCTTTGATAGCTACCAACTATTCAGATAAATTACTCTCACTTACTACCATTCACATACTGAGTGTCCCTGCCTTGGTTCACCATCTAGTTCTTCTGGCACCTGAG GCTCTGAAGATGATACAGAATAGTAACTTGTTTGCAAGAGCAGTTGAATTCATGCAGAGTGAGCAGAATCTACGAATTGTATTCAACACCCTGGAGGGCCCCTATGCCTTGTGTCTCTTGGCCAACCTTGTGCATATGGgttatgaagagagagatggtgcCTTAAAAGAATTGGCTTTCCCACAATTCAAT TTTGTAGTAACAAAGCTGTTAGAAAAATGCCGAGAATATGTGACGACAAAACAGAGCAGCCTGACGCAGTGGCACCCAGTGCTTGGTTGGTTCTCCCGCCCCCTTGATCAACATCTGAATGAAGCACTGTCCACTGTTAAGACGCAGTTGCAGCTTTTGTGGTCAGGCCCTGTTATCAAGGTTATGTTCTCTACACTCACAGAATTAGTCAAAGAccag GAACCCCTAATAAGTGACAGCAATGATGTATCAGGGCtgacctccaccacctccaccttgaGCTCCTTAACCTCTGCAAGTCTCCTGAAGAAAGCTTTTGAATGCAAACTCAGCTCCTCAAGCAAAAACAGTCCCCTGGGTAGTGGAGGAATGCCCAAAAGTGGGACTTACCGTAAGCTGGGCTCTAATGATATCTCGACAGTTGCCATGGTTTGCTCCATGTACCATACTGCAACCACTACACTGTCTCAGTTGCGCATGGATATCCTAACAG GTTTATGCTACAAGAGTGACATAGTCATCCACCTGTGGATGATACTTCTCTCTCTTGGTCCTACGTGTGGACTAAAGAGCTTCTTGGATCTGCTGTCTGTGTCAACCAAAGCATCTGCCCCAGAATTCCACATGCTCATGCTTTTCTGTGACGCAACCACCCACCTTGTGAC GATCTTGGATGACATAGAGATGTACGAGAAGCAGAAACCCTTCAGTGTTGCTGATTATGCTGCAATGGCGTATTTTCTCAACAATTTCATATATAAA TTGATCCACAATGGCCTTGTGGATGTTCGGAACGTGAAGAACAGTCCCCTGTTCTCTTCCCTCCACACCTTGTTCATGCTGCTGTACACTCGCAATTCACGCAGAAGATACGTCCCAAATACACATTGGTTGATCAAGGAGGTGCGAGTATCATCGTTCATGGCAGATTTTGGACGGGGGAAAAAAAGCACGCAG GTACTACTGCAAGAGATGCCACACATAATTCCTCATGAAGAGCGTGTGGTGTTGTTGCGATTGCAGGTTGCAAATGAAAAGGAAGTACTGGGACTAACTGAAGCTGCATGCGCTGCTCCACAGTCAACACTCATTACAGTACGAAG GTCTCGTCTTGTTGAGGACGGGTACAGACAGTTGGCTTCGCTGTCTCCTCAAGCCCTTAAGGGGTTGATACGAGTCCGTTTCATCAATGAGCAGGGCTTAGATGAGGCGGGAATTGATCAGGATGGTGTGTTTAAAG AATTTCTGGAGGAGACCCTAAAGAGGGTGTTCGATCCTTCACTCAACTTGTTCCGTCTGACGAGTGAGGAGAGGCTGTACCCATCCCCAACATCATCAATGACAGAAAATCATCTGCAGTTGTTTGAATTCACAGGCAAGATGTTGGGCAAGGCTGTTTATGAG gGCATTGTCATCGACTGTCCATTTGCATCATTTTTCTTGAGCCAAATCCTAGGTGAACAGCAGTCTGCCTTGTACTCCTCCATCGATGAACTACCATCACTAGACCCTGAGCTTTACAAGTCACTGACCTATATAAAG CACTATGAAGGAGATGTGAGTGACCTTGACCTCACCTTCTCCTATGATGAGGATTACTTAGGTCAGATTATCACTCACGAACTACGACCAGGGGGGAAAGCAGTGTCAGTGACGAATGACAACAAAATTGTCTACATCCACCTCATGGCCCACTTCAAGATGCACACCCAGATCAAGGAGCAAACCAAGGCTTTCATACGGGGATTCCGGTCCATTGTCAACCCTGAGTGGTTTGGGCTATTTTCAGTGCCAGAG TTCCAGCGATTGATTTCGGGAGACAACGTGGCTGTAGATCTGAAGGACCTCCGGCGTCACACGCAGTACTATGGCGGCTTCCATGACAAGCACCGCGTTGTGTGCTGGCTGTGGGACATCTTAGAGCAGGActttaaggaagaggagagagcactTTTTCTCAAG TTTGTGACCAGCTGCTCAAAGCCTCCACTTCTTGGGTTCACACACCTGGAGCCGCCCTTCTCAATCCGCTGTGTGGaggttggtgatgatgaggatacag GGGACACCATTGGCAGTGTCATCCGTGGCTTCTTTGCCATACGCAAACGCGATCCAGTAAATCGCCTGCCAACTTCCTCAACCTGCTTCAACCTGCTGAAGCTACCCAACTACCAGCGTAAAAGTACACTGAGAGAGAAGTTGAGATATGCCATTACTAGCAACACTGGTTTTGAACTCTCGTAA